A DNA window from Candidatus Saccharimonadales bacterium contains the following coding sequences:
- a CDS encoding DUF427 domain-containing protein produces MRAIWNNTTIADAAKDDLIRIEGNWYFPAESMKKEYFTPSDHHTTCFWKGEASYYDVVVDGQTNEFGAWYYPKPMDGSIEKVGKDFTNYVAFWNGITVTE; encoded by the coding sequence ATGAGAGCTATATGGAACAACACGACAATTGCCGATGCTGCAAAAGATGATTTAATTCGTATTGAAGGCAACTGGTACTTTCCAGCTGAAAGTATGAAAAAAGAATATTTTACGCCAAGTGATCACCATACGACATGTTTTTGGAAGGGCGAAGCTAGTTATTACGATGTTGTCGTAGACGGACAAACGAATGAGTTTGGAGCATGGTATTATCCAAAGCCAATGGATGGATCAATTGAAAAAGTAGGCAAGGACTTTACGAATTATGTGGCGTTTTGGAACGGTATTACCGTCACTGAGTAG
- a CDS encoding ribonuclease H: MTIYYTDGSASPNPGPGGYSVISDGKPVALGSEPSGKETTNIRMEGYAIIAALKHAAGSECQIYTDSEFWINVITKWSLSWEANGWKKKGGEIKNLDIVQEVCPLFRQSRATLIWVRGHMGDEGNELADEWANKARKGSRL, encoded by the coding sequence ATGACTATTTATTATACTGACGGTAGCGCCAGCCCAAATCCTGGCCCAGGTGGCTATTCGGTCATTTCTGACGGTAAGCCTGTTGCGCTTGGTAGTGAGCCAAGTGGTAAAGAAACAACAAATATTCGTATGGAAGGATATGCGATTATTGCGGCGTTAAAGCATGCAGCTGGATCGGAGTGTCAAATCTATACAGACAGTGAATTCTGGATAAATGTTATCACTAAATGGTCGCTAAGCTGGGAGGCGAATGGCTGGAAGAAGAAAGGTGGTGAGATCAAAAATCTTGATATTGTTCAAGAAGTTTGTCCACTTTTTCGACAGTCAAGAGCAACACTGATTTGGGTACGCGGTCATATGGGTGATGAAGGCAATGAGTTAGCTGACGAATGGGCAAATAAAGCAAGAAAAGGCTCAAGATTGTGA
- a CDS encoding class IV adenylate cyclase produces MKAEIEAKFLDINHDEIREKLEKLGATCEQPMRLMRRVTIDTPDMKSKDAFLRVRDEGHRVTMTYKQFDSLSVDGAKEIEVIVSDFDATIQLLTAAGLPYSSFQESKRETWHYDDVEIVLDEWPWLKTYIEVESHSEQKLHDIASKLDLNWSSAVFGDVMAAYRVEYPHLSEKQTVGRLPIVKFGDPLPNLLKSDIPHA; encoded by the coding sequence GTGAAAGCCGAGATTGAAGCTAAGTTTCTAGACATTAACCACGATGAGATACGTGAGAAACTAGAGAAATTAGGTGCGACATGTGAGCAGCCGATGCGTCTCATGAGGCGAGTCACAATTGACACACCTGATATGAAGAGTAAGGATGCTTTCCTTCGTGTTCGTGACGAAGGTCATAGGGTAACAATGACATATAAACAGTTTGATAGCTTATCTGTTGACGGTGCAAAGGAAATCGAAGTCATAGTAAGTGATTTTGATGCTACGATTCAGCTACTTACTGCCGCTGGACTACCGTATAGTTCATTCCAGGAATCAAAGCGTGAGACATGGCATTATGATGATGTAGAAATTGTACTTGATGAGTGGCCATGGCTAAAGACTTATATTGAAGTTGAATCACATAGCGAGCAGAAGCTACATGATATTGCGAGCAAGCTTGACCTCAATTGGAGTAGCGCCGTATTCGGTGATGTAATGGCTGCATATCGCGTAGAGTATCCACATCTTAGTGAAAAACAAACTGTTGGACGACTACCGATCGTAAAATTTGGTGATCCACTACCTAATTTACTGAAAAGTGATATACCACATGCGTGA
- the cyaB gene encoding class IV adenylate cyclase gives MREIEIKARVLDRASLLDVLTSKSIDLSDPITQHDEVYGEPGINGGDENSAAWLRIRTETKNGNTVQILTLKKSVTNQMDSIEHETIIGNSDEMKKIIHHLGYEPYSDITKTRQKAMIGGIEICVDEVAPLGVFIEAEKLTEEDADYEIVARELWELLESFGITKDSHVTDGYDVLMRRHDGLQG, from the coding sequence ATGCGTGAAATCGAAATTAAAGCAAGAGTACTTGACCGGGCTTCACTACTTGATGTCCTAACTTCTAAATCGATTGATTTATCGGATCCGATTACTCAACACGACGAGGTTTATGGAGAGCCTGGTATCAACGGTGGAGATGAGAATTCAGCAGCATGGCTTCGTATCCGTACCGAAACGAAAAATGGCAATACAGTTCAAATCCTCACTTTAAAAAAATCTGTAACAAACCAGATGGATAGTATTGAACACGAAACGATAATAGGCAACAGTGATGAAATGAAAAAAATTATTCATCATTTAGGTTATGAACCGTATTCAGACATTACGAAAACAAGACAAAAAGCAATGATAGGCGGTATCGAGATCTGCGTTGACGAAGTAGCGCCATTAGGCGTATTCATTGAAGCGGAAAAGTTAACGGAGGAAGATGCTGACTATGAAATAGTTGCAAGGGAGTTATGGGAATTACTTGAAAGTTTTGGTATTACAAAAGATAGTCATGTGACAGATGGATATGACGTATTGATGCGTCGTCATGATGGACTTCAAGGCTAA
- a CDS encoding Kiwa anti-phage protein KwaB-like domain-containing protein encodes MEQTPEPTDIFLWANNTDGIKKELDVEFFLFNKNYTPYTVSFASELNAQIKPLFLYELIGQVIMGAGTGLSVRDFELSDNEDNVLLRTDLAKVGRAETLLHLIEHERHDIVEFSEQEHEFKRIKGIVARFTHKDTPKKAFYAIKQINQSSILKGATAWEFREGKFQTFAADAGLKIPSDNQVLIIDKDIFAFNQSKFERLFNYDYKKQAIADQKVVEIEKQFKLSFPDGLDLQSLVRERRKTVTKLQKIEIGEITQEQVIEYADTMQLELMTDDAGAIIIMDGRDLDMFVNLINEDYITSEITGKRYEIKTKKLLDEAEGEPPRS; translated from the coding sequence ATGGAACAAACACCCGAGCCAACTGATATTTTTCTATGGGCAAACAACACCGATGGTATAAAAAAAGAACTTGATGTTGAATTTTTCTTGTTTAACAAAAATTACACACCGTATACAGTCAGCTTCGCTAGCGAACTTAATGCTCAGATAAAACCACTATTTTTATATGAGCTAATCGGGCAAGTTATAATGGGCGCCGGAACAGGTCTATCTGTCCGTGACTTTGAGCTTTCCGATAATGAAGACAACGTTCTACTAAGAACTGATCTTGCTAAGGTTGGACGTGCTGAGACGTTGCTACACCTTATTGAGCATGAGCGCCATGATATTGTGGAATTTAGCGAACAAGAACATGAATTTAAGCGGATAAAGGGTATTGTTGCACGTTTCACGCATAAGGATACACCTAAAAAAGCGTTTTACGCGATCAAGCAAATTAATCAGTCTTCAATTCTAAAGGGTGCAACAGCATGGGAATTTCGTGAGGGTAAGTTCCAGACTTTTGCAGCAGATGCTGGTTTGAAAATTCCATCAGATAACCAGGTGCTTATTATAGATAAAGATATCTTTGCTTTTAATCAAAGTAAATTTGAACGTTTATTCAACTATGATTACAAAAAACAGGCAATTGCTGATCAGAAGGTTGTCGAAATCGAAAAGCAATTTAAACTTAGCTTTCCTGACGGGCTTGATTTACAGTCTTTGGTTCGCGAAAGAAGAAAAACAGTTACAAAATTACAGAAAATTGAAATCGGTGAAATAACTCAAGAGCAAGTTATCGAGTATGCCGATACTATGCAGCTTGAGCTAATGACCGACGATGCGGGTGCAATAATCATTATGGATGGTCGTGATTTAGATATGTTCGTTAATCTTATAAATGAAGATTACATTACAAGTGAAATTACTGGAAAACGTTACGAGATTAAAACAAAAAAACTCCTAGATGAGGCAGAAGGTGAACCACCAAGAAGTTAG
- a CDS encoding PIF1 family ATP-dependent DNA helicase — MNQGLALEIMLAGESVLLTGPAGAGKTFVLNQFIRIAKNEGKHISVTATTGLAATHLGGTTIHSWAGIGVLDELPSRFADNIAKGRREIIEKTDVLIIDEISMLHDYRLDMVDEACRLVRKKPDVPFGGIQLIMSGDFFQLPPINRGDTRAGGFVVHSKVWEELDPTVCYLQEQHRQDDEQLLDILNALRAGDIRRHHAEQLLARVDEVPPADMILTELHTVNVDVDRLNERKLDELSGDELFYTQTTTGNDNYVENLQRSVLAPATLRLKKGALVMSVKNSLDRKYANGSLGTVSGFEPSTEYPIVEFYNGRTVTMQPDTWELRDGDKKRASISQIPLRLAWAITVHKSQGMTLDAARIDLRKAFVEGMGYVALSRVKNLRNLYLHGINRIALQVSEDAQLIDGNLRTRATNDSKKFSHLLKNIETRSTEPVKEKKSASGWQDKITKMRETHPNAYKPWLPADDATLKQEFQNGASVDDLSLLLGRHQGSVTMRLQKHFGEDIVATS; from the coding sequence ATGAATCAGGGACTAGCACTTGAAATTATGCTGGCAGGTGAAAGCGTGCTATTAACTGGACCGGCGGGTGCTGGTAAGACTTTTGTATTAAACCAATTTATCCGTATTGCTAAAAATGAAGGCAAGCATATTTCTGTGACAGCAACGACAGGGCTCGCGGCAACGCATCTTGGTGGCACGACTATTCATAGCTGGGCTGGTATTGGGGTACTGGATGAATTACCATCACGTTTTGCAGATAATATCGCTAAAGGAAGACGCGAAATTATTGAAAAAACAGATGTTCTTATCATCGACGAAATTAGTATGCTTCACGACTACCGACTTGATATGGTTGACGAGGCGTGTCGTTTGGTGCGTAAAAAGCCAGATGTGCCATTTGGCGGTATTCAACTCATAATGAGTGGAGATTTTTTCCAGTTACCACCTATTAATCGAGGAGATACACGTGCCGGTGGATTTGTTGTCCACTCAAAAGTATGGGAAGAACTTGACCCTACAGTCTGCTATCTACAAGAACAGCATCGCCAGGACGACGAACAGCTCCTAGATATATTAAATGCACTTCGTGCCGGGGATATTCGCCGTCATCACGCAGAGCAGTTACTTGCCCGTGTAGACGAAGTTCCGCCAGCAGATATGATATTAACAGAACTACATACGGTTAATGTTGATGTCGATAGGCTTAATGAACGTAAACTTGATGAGTTATCTGGAGATGAATTATTTTACACACAAACAACAACGGGGAATGACAACTACGTTGAAAATCTACAGCGCTCGGTTTTGGCACCAGCGACGCTAAGACTCAAAAAAGGTGCACTTGTTATGTCTGTGAAAAATTCACTTGATAGAAAATATGCAAATGGAAGCTTAGGAACTGTTTCTGGGTTTGAACCGTCAACTGAATACCCGATAGTTGAATTCTATAATGGTCGAACTGTTACTATGCAGCCTGACACCTGGGAGCTTCGTGATGGAGATAAGAAGCGAGCTAGTATTTCTCAAATTCCTTTACGTCTAGCTTGGGCTATTACAGTTCATAAAAGTCAGGGAATGACACTCGACGCCGCTCGGATTGACCTTCGAAAAGCATTTGTCGAAGGTATGGGTTACGTTGCACTGAGCCGAGTAAAAAATTTGCGCAATCTTTATTTACATGGCATTAATAGGATCGCACTTCAGGTTAGTGAAGACGCTCAGTTAATAGATGGTAACTTACGTACACGGGCTACAAATGATAGTAAAAAATTTTCACATCTTTTAAAGAATATTGAAACCCGTTCAACTGAACCAGTGAAAGAAAAAAAATCAGCAAGTGGTTGGCAAGATAAAATTACAAAAATGCGTGAAACACACCCAAACGCGTATAAGCCATGGCTACCAGCTGACGATGCTACCTTAAAACAAGAATTTCAGAACGGTGCATCAGTTGATGATCTTAGTTTGCTTCTCGGTAGGCACCAAGGTTCAGTTACAATGCGACTTCAAAAACATTTTGGAGAAGATATTGTCGCAACGAGCTAG
- a CDS encoding LssY C-terminal domain-containing protein, producing the protein MHLTVLHTLWRLLVGGLVIILAYVTFFLLYPYLDNHLPFLIVLIVLYLWLAYVGIPVLVRIWRSVFKPSRLPVYATTGDGWSSDPVNIAIVCKSKNQLIKNMHKAGWSVADKATLSSTFRTILSMILRKSYATAPFTNLYLFGRAHDIGFQIESGEQPSPRHRHHIRFWQLQTKDSPDKYGHTTFWNKILSIFTKRQQEIWIGAATYDSRSIAFRIQNLQVTHQIDDETDKERDFVVNSLKNKGLIKRLETITAGEPLEFRGQTFGVTIVTDGTLKVAELKNKLR; encoded by the coding sequence ATGCACTTAACAGTCCTTCATACCCTCTGGCGGCTTTTAGTCGGTGGACTGGTAATAATCCTTGCGTATGTGACTTTTTTTCTTCTATACCCCTATCTTGATAATCATCTTCCATTCTTAATAGTACTTATCGTCTTATATTTATGGCTTGCATATGTCGGTATTCCCGTGCTGGTACGTATCTGGCGTTCTGTCTTTAAGCCATCTCGCTTACCCGTATACGCGACGACTGGAGATGGCTGGTCTAGTGATCCTGTTAATATTGCTATTGTTTGTAAAAGTAAGAATCAACTAATAAAAAATATGCATAAAGCAGGCTGGTCAGTTGCAGATAAGGCAACTCTTAGTTCAACGTTTCGAACGATTCTTTCAATGATCCTTCGTAAATCATACGCTACTGCACCATTTACTAATCTGTACTTATTTGGTCGTGCTCATGATATCGGATTTCAGATTGAATCAGGAGAACAACCCTCACCGCGTCACCGCCACCATATCCGCTTCTGGCAACTTCAAACTAAAGACTCTCCAGATAAGTATGGTCATACCACCTTTTGGAATAAAATTCTCAGTATATTTACAAAAAGACAACAAGAAATTTGGATTGGTGCGGCAACATATGATAGTCGGTCGATCGCATTTCGTATTCAAAACCTCCAGGTTACGCATCAGATAGACGATGAAACTGACAAAGAACGAGATTTTGTTGTGAATTCATTAAAAAATAAGGGGCTCATAAAACGATTGGAGACAATTACCGCTGGTGAACCTCTCGAATTTCGTGGGCAAACATTTGGCGTCACTATCGTAACGGATGGTACATTAAAAGTGGCTGAACTAAAAAATAAATTACGCTAA
- a CDS encoding family 1 glycosylhydrolase: MQKKPVLQFPKKFLWGAAIAAHQVEGNTHNQWTVWELENAKSLAAKSQYQFEDMENWQEIKKEAKNPDNYVSGDATDHYNLYPHDFDLLKTMNMNSFRFSVEWSRIEPEEGVWSAEAINHYKQYVELMKKQGIEPVVTLFHFTLPVWFAEKGGFEKKSNVTYFTRFAEKIVSELGLDIRFIITLNEPEVYAYESYMAGTWPPNVMSKWKLWRVLKNLAYAHQQTAKVIHGINRRYKVSIAKNSQYFYAGDTAWLSRFSAAIMQYVQDDYFLKKVTKSCDFLGVNFYGSSRVYGYRIHNPEVRLSDLGWDLSPVDIQHALERLDEKYHLPIIITENGLADADDSRRQWWISQTLIGIQRALDNGVRLDGYMHWSLLDNFEWAHGKWPRFGLVKVDYDTKQRTLRPSALWYGKVIKHLRSTK; this comes from the coding sequence ATGCAGAAAAAACCAGTGCTCCAGTTTCCTAAGAAATTTCTTTGGGGAGCAGCCATCGCAGCCCATCAAGTTGAGGGCAACACACACAATCAATGGACGGTGTGGGAACTTGAAAATGCAAAATCTTTAGCAGCCAAATCACAGTATCAATTCGAAGATATGGAAAATTGGCAAGAGATTAAAAAAGAAGCAAAAAATCCAGATAATTATGTATCCGGTGATGCAACAGACCACTATAATTTATATCCACATGATTTTGATCTTTTAAAAACAATGAACATGAACAGTTTTCGATTTAGTGTCGAGTGGTCACGTATCGAACCCGAAGAAGGCGTCTGGAGTGCAGAGGCAATCAATCACTATAAACAATATGTAGAACTTATGAAAAAGCAGGGTATTGAACCTGTCGTGACACTATTTCATTTCACACTTCCTGTTTGGTTTGCGGAGAAGGGTGGGTTTGAGAAAAAATCTAATGTGACCTATTTTACGCGCTTTGCTGAGAAAATCGTTAGTGAATTAGGGCTTGATATTCGTTTTATCATTACACTCAATGAACCCGAGGTATATGCATACGAAAGTTATATGGCTGGTACATGGCCACCGAATGTAATGAGCAAATGGAAACTTTGGCGCGTATTGAAAAATCTAGCATACGCACATCAACAGACTGCGAAGGTTATTCACGGTATCAACCGTCGTTATAAAGTTTCGATCGCCAAAAACTCTCAGTATTTTTATGCAGGTGATACCGCATGGCTAAGTCGATTTTCAGCTGCCATTATGCAATATGTGCAAGACGACTATTTTCTAAAAAAGGTTACTAAGAGCTGCGATTTTCTTGGCGTAAATTTCTACGGTAGTAGCAGAGTTTATGGGTATCGTATCCACAATCCAGAAGTTCGATTGAGTGATCTTGGCTGGGACTTAAGTCCAGTAGATATTCAACATGCACTGGAGCGATTAGACGAAAAGTATCATTTACCGATTATCATAACTGAAAATGGCCTAGCTGATGCTGATGATAGTAGACGGCAATGGTGGATTAGCCAGACACTTATTGGAATACAAAGAGCATTAGATAATGGAGTAAGACTTGATGGTTATATGCACTGGAGTTTGCTTGATAATTTTGAATGGGCACATGGTAAATGGCCACGCTTTGGTCTGGTAAAAGTCGACTATGATACCAAGCAGCGTACTCTTCGCCCAAGTGCTCTATGGTATGGTAAAGTTATAAAACATTTACGGAGTACAAAATAA
- a CDS encoding gluconeogenesis factor YvcK family protein — MNEPFAPTELKIAVIGGGTGSFTLLSSLKEHTSQIAALVNMADDGGSTGTLRDELGVLPPGDVRQCLVALSGSTEIRDLFNYRFEEGSLQGHAFGNLFLTALEKMTGDFVKGIETASTVLNITGTVEPITLTNVKLVMRDDEGHETYGEFEIANKDFKGGRPEFRLEPAATASPRALRAIESADMVVIAPGNLYGSLAPALIVPGVGEALAMSKAVKVYVCNLVTKPGQTDNYDVCDFADEIERLAGASFLDAVIYNTEAPSDDLLKKYAREGELSVTFDEDKLANAHYLAVGANLLSSTIWENSNSSDPIASTRTLIRHDSQAIARALVDLYRFTQPETNGITRAAH; from the coding sequence ATGAATGAACCATTTGCCCCAACAGAATTAAAGATTGCTGTGATTGGTGGTGGAACAGGTAGTTTTACCTTGCTGTCATCATTAAAAGAGCACACCTCTCAAATTGCTGCACTTGTAAATATGGCAGATGATGGCGGTAGCACAGGTACGCTTCGTGACGAACTCGGCGTCTTGCCACCGGGAGATGTACGACAATGCCTAGTCGCACTTTCTGGTTCAACCGAAATACGCGATCTTTTTAATTATCGTTTCGAAGAAGGTAGCCTTCAGGGGCATGCATTCGGAAATCTATTTCTTACGGCACTTGAAAAAATGACGGGTGATTTCGTAAAAGGTATTGAAACAGCCAGTACCGTACTTAATATCACTGGAACTGTTGAGCCAATTACACTGACTAATGTTAAATTGGTCATGCGTGACGATGAAGGCCATGAAACATACGGTGAGTTTGAAATTGCTAATAAAGATTTTAAGGGCGGAAGACCTGAATTCCGCCTAGAACCAGCTGCAACGGCTAGTCCACGTGCTCTTAGGGCTATCGAATCAGCCGACATGGTTGTTATAGCACCGGGGAATCTGTATGGGAGCCTTGCACCTGCACTAATAGTTCCTGGTGTTGGAGAAGCTCTCGCAATGTCAAAAGCTGTCAAAGTTTATGTATGTAATCTCGTAACCAAACCAGGCCAGACAGACAATTATGATGTATGTGATTTTGCCGATGAGATCGAAAGATTAGCTGGCGCATCTTTTCTAGATGCTGTTATTTATAATACTGAGGCACCATCTGATGATCTTTTGAAAAAATACGCTAGAGAAGGTGAGCTAAGCGTAACTTTTGATGAAGATAAACTTGCAAATGCTCACTACCTTGCAGTGGGCGCCAATCTTTTGTCGAGTACAATCTGGGAAAATAGTAACTCTTCAGACCCAATCGCAAGTACTCGCACACTTATTCGTCACGACTCCCAGGCCATTGCACGTGCACTAGTTGATTTATATCGTTTTACTCAACCCGAGACTAACGGCATAACTCGTGCTGCGCATTAA
- the rsmH gene encoding 16S rRNA (cytosine(1402)-N(4))-methyltransferase RsmH, whose protein sequence is MSIKEHPPQDIHVPVLLEATVDTLRPIQGENYLDLTAGYGGHARRFLDITENYNDSILVDRDDYAIAKLVEFEQKGVRLLHTDFVDAARSLIQEGKQFSIVLVDLGVSSPQLDQSDRGFSFIHSGPLDMRMDRRQKLSASTLVNKASKNELTLIITKYGEEPIGFASRTAAAIIKARPLETTQELADLIKLNYRGKWKKTHPATRTFQALRIAVNQELLQIEELLPLLPKLLKQGGRIGIISFHSLEDRLVKLYLKEQFEAGYEATLQPLTKKPLDGATYDVHNPRSRSSKLRAAVKK, encoded by the coding sequence ATGAGTATCAAAGAACATCCACCACAAGACATACATGTTCCGGTTTTACTAGAAGCGACAGTTGACACGCTACGTCCCATTCAAGGCGAGAATTATCTCGATTTGACGGCGGGATACGGTGGTCACGCAAGGCGCTTCTTAGATATAACCGAAAACTATAACGATTCTATTTTGGTTGATCGCGACGATTATGCAATAGCAAAACTTGTCGAGTTCGAACAAAAAGGGGTCCGCTTACTGCATACCGATTTTGTTGACGCTGCTCGCAGTCTGATTCAAGAAGGAAAACAGTTTAGCATTGTACTCGTTGATTTGGGGGTGTCATCACCACAGCTCGATCAGAGTGACCGAGGGTTTTCTTTTATACACAGTGGTCCACTTGACATGCGTATGGACCGTCGCCAGAAATTATCAGCTTCAACGCTGGTAAATAAAGCATCAAAAAACGAACTAACGCTTATCATCACCAAATATGGTGAAGAACCAATTGGATTTGCTTCGAGAACTGCAGCAGCAATTATCAAAGCAAGACCTTTAGAGACAACCCAAGAGCTCGCTGATCTAATCAAATTAAACTATCGTGGCAAATGGAAAAAAACCCATCCAGCCACGCGTACTTTTCAAGCTCTCCGTATCGCGGTGAATCAGGAGCTTCTCCAGATTGAAGAACTATTACCACTATTACCAAAATTGTTAAAACAAGGCGGTAGGATAGGGATAATAAGTTTTCACAGTCTTGAAGATCGGTTAGTCAAACTCTATCTGAAAGAACAGTTTGAAGCCGGTTATGAAGCAACTCTGCAGCCACTTACCAAGAAGCCGCTTGACGGAGCCACTTACGATGTTCACAATCCGCGATCACGCAGCAGCAAGCTACGTGCCGCAGTGAAAAAATAA
- a CDS encoding penicillin-binding protein 2: MIPKSRSKILAFITLGIMAVFVVRLFYLQIIQHDYYVGLANKEQLKQLVIPPKRGEIYIMDGSTPVKAVLNETVYTMFVDPVTVKNPSGIIDTLRQVAGGNMRDDPAGLIATKDSRYQILATKLTRTQAELIKAKSYAGIGFQEESQRVYPEGQLAAQVFGFVDYEGKGQYGIEGGLNDRLTGKEGLLQSVTDVSNVPLTIGNNNINRPAINGDNVVLTVDRNVQAYAEKALAAGLQKSGATNGSVMVMDPQSGKIMAMANLPTYKPAEYNTVQDAAAFNNSTISEPYEAGSDIKTLTVATGLDKGVIEPDSTYNNTDYITVGDKVISNATKGQTGNITIQHALNYSLNTGMVTVAERLGDGVNINLNARNTMYQYFHDKFRLGQTTGIELANEAKGTIIPPTDPDGGAVRYSNMAFGQGMDVTIMQVCAAFSTIINGGTYYTPSVVGGTMSDDGTNFTPAAAKPSQKNVISQVASDKVRNMIHEARSTFYAGTDRPGYFIGGKTGTSQTLINGNYDNNQTIGTYLGFGGVDQPKYVIMVEVSGKNMNLVGNKDAMPIFTDISNWMLNYLKLQPKG, encoded by the coding sequence ATGATTCCAAAAAGTCGCTCAAAAATACTCGCCTTTATAACACTCGGTATTATGGCTGTATTTGTTGTGCGGCTTTTTTATTTACAGATTATCCAGCATGATTATTATGTTGGTCTTGCTAATAAAGAACAGCTCAAGCAATTAGTGATACCTCCAAAACGTGGTGAAATTTATATAATGGATGGATCTACCCCTGTTAAGGCTGTCCTCAATGAGACAGTGTATACTATGTTTGTCGATCCTGTAACTGTTAAAAATCCATCAGGAATTATCGATACATTGCGCCAGGTTGCTGGTGGTAACATGCGTGATGACCCAGCTGGTTTAATAGCAACGAAAGATTCTCGTTATCAGATTCTTGCAACAAAATTAACGCGAACGCAAGCTGAGCTCATTAAAGCGAAGTCGTATGCAGGTATAGGCTTTCAAGAGGAGAGCCAGCGAGTCTATCCAGAAGGTCAGCTTGCAGCCCAAGTGTTTGGATTTGTAGATTATGAGGGTAAAGGTCAGTATGGAATAGAAGGTGGCCTTAATGACCGCCTAACTGGTAAAGAAGGTTTACTGCAATCTGTTACCGACGTAAGTAATGTTCCTCTGACTATTGGTAATAACAATATTAATCGTCCTGCAATCAATGGGGATAATGTTGTTTTGACAGTTGATCGCAATGTTCAAGCGTACGCCGAAAAAGCACTTGCGGCTGGTTTGCAAAAATCAGGTGCTACTAATGGAAGTGTTATGGTAATGGATCCGCAGTCGGGTAAAATCATGGCAATGGCAAATCTCCCAACATACAAGCCGGCTGAATATAATACTGTTCAAGATGCCGCTGCATTTAATAATTCAACGATAAGTGAGCCATATGAAGCTGGATCTGATATTAAAACCCTTACAGTTGCGACGGGGCTAGATAAGGGTGTTATTGAGCCTGACTCTACATATAATAATACGGACTACATTACAGTGGGTGATAAAGTAATTAGTAATGCAACAAAAGGCCAGACGGGTAATATTACTATTCAACATGCACTTAATTACTCACTAAACACCGGTATGGTGACAGTTGCTGAGCGCTTAGGTGATGGGGTTAACATAAATTTAAATGCTCGTAATACAATGTACCAGTATTTTCATGACAAATTTAGACTCGGTCAGACGACGGGTATAGAGCTTGCAAATGAAGCTAAAGGAACAATTATTCCTCCTACTGATCCAGATGGTGGGGCCGTACGATATTCAAATATGGCTTTTGGACAAGGGATGGATGTCACGATCATGCAGGTGTGTGCTGCTTTTAGTACCATTATTAATGGTGGAACATATTACACACCTTCTGTTGTCGGTGGCACAATGAGCGATGACGGCACAAATTTCACGCCGGCAGCAGCAAAACCATCACAAAAAAATGTTATTAGCCAGGTTGCTTCAGATAAGGTACGAAATATGATTCATGAGGCAAGGAGTACGTTTTACGCAGGTACAGACAGGCCAGGATATTTTATTGGGGGTAAGACAGGTACATCTCAAACTCTCATTAATGGCAACTATGATAATAATCAGACAATCGGAACGTACCTCGGTTTTGGCGGCGTTGATCAGCCAAAATATGTCATAATGGTTGAAGTATCTGGTAAAAATATGAATCTAGTTGGAAATAAAGACGCAATGCCAATTTTTACCGATATTTCTAACTGGATGCTTAATTACTTGAAACTGCAACCGAAGGGATAA